A stretch of Lysobacter sp. K5869 DNA encodes these proteins:
- a CDS encoding MBOAT family O-acyltransferase → MVFNSLTFLVFFVVVLFLHNLKLPWSVKKANLLVASYLFYAAWNPPFLLLLWASTAVDWAAALQIHRQTDQRKRKLWLILSLMFNLSFLAFFKYGNWAQENWAALMGLIGVEYKAPKWDILLPVGISFYIFHSMSYTLDVYWKRVEPIPKLFDFALFVAFFTQLVAGPILRTADLVPQFQRPRTATANQLGWGLALMIFGLFEKVVLADAMLAPAADAVYGWGEPVNGLDAWVATISFSAQVFFDFAGYSITAIGAAMCLGFSIPNNFRAPFAAVGVAEYWRRWHMSFSTWLRDYVYFPLGGSRKGELRTNVNLMITLLISGLWHGANWTFVVWGGVFGLMLCAERLLRRWTKGWRFPQGAWYAITMMLFTFTLVSAMRVLFRSPTLTEAMSLFKSMVGFHRDALPVLSLYQIGLSTLCIAATLFAHWKMRDKELESVVARTPAWVVVCALSGMLFLTIITQGNGDGFIYFQF, encoded by the coding sequence GTGGTCTTTAATTCGCTCACGTTCCTGGTGTTTTTCGTGGTCGTGCTGTTCCTGCACAACCTGAAGCTGCCGTGGTCGGTCAAGAAGGCCAATCTGTTGGTGGCGAGCTATCTGTTCTACGCCGCCTGGAACCCGCCGTTCCTGTTGCTGCTGTGGGCGTCGACCGCGGTCGACTGGGCCGCGGCGCTGCAGATCCACCGTCAGACCGATCAACGCAAGCGCAAGCTGTGGCTGATCCTGTCGCTGATGTTCAACCTCAGCTTCCTGGCCTTCTTCAAGTACGGCAACTGGGCGCAGGAGAACTGGGCGGCGTTGATGGGATTGATCGGCGTGGAGTACAAGGCGCCGAAGTGGGACATCCTGCTGCCGGTCGGCATCTCGTTCTACATCTTCCATTCGATGTCCTACACCCTGGACGTGTACTGGAAGCGGGTCGAGCCGATTCCGAAGCTGTTCGATTTCGCCTTGTTCGTGGCCTTCTTCACCCAGCTGGTGGCCGGCCCGATCCTGCGCACCGCCGATCTGGTGCCGCAGTTCCAGCGTCCGCGCACCGCCACGGCCAACCAGTTGGGCTGGGGCTTGGCGTTGATGATCTTCGGCCTGTTCGAAAAAGTGGTGCTGGCCGACGCGATGCTGGCGCCGGCGGCCGACGCGGTCTACGGCTGGGGCGAACCGGTCAACGGCCTGGACGCGTGGGTGGCGACGATCTCGTTCTCGGCGCAGGTGTTCTTCGACTTCGCCGGCTACTCGATCACCGCCATCGGCGCGGCGATGTGCCTGGGTTTCAGCATCCCCAACAACTTCCGCGCGCCGTTCGCGGCGGTGGGCGTGGCCGAGTACTGGCGGCGTTGGCACATGTCGTTCTCGACCTGGCTGCGCGACTACGTCTACTTCCCGCTCGGCGGCAGCCGCAAGGGCGAGCTGCGCACCAACGTCAATCTGATGATCACCCTGCTCATCAGCGGCCTGTGGCACGGCGCCAACTGGACCTTCGTGGTCTGGGGCGGCGTGTTCGGATTGATGCTGTGCGCCGAACGCCTGCTGCGCCGCTGGACCAAGGGCTGGCGTTTTCCGCAGGGCGCTTGGTACGCGATCACCATGATGCTGTTCACCTTCACCTTGGTCTCGGCGATGCGCGTGCTGTTCCGCTCGCCGACGCTGACCGAGGCGATGTCGCTGTTCAAGAGCATGGTCGGCTTCCACCGCGACGCGCTGCCGGTGCTGTCGCTGTATCAGATCGGCCTCAGCACGCTGTGCATCGCCGCGACGCTGTTCGCGCATTGGAAGATGCGCGACAAGGAATTGGAAAGCGTGGTCGCGCGCACCCCGGCGTGGGTCGTGGTTTGCGCGCTCAGCGGCATGTTGTTCTTGACCATCATTACCCAGGGAAATGGCGATGGTTTCATCTACTTCCAGTTTTGA
- a CDS encoding acyltransferase family protein, translating into MSSASVAVAAATAKTKPAAPHLDYRPDVDGLRAVAVLPVVIFHAFPELIPGGFVGVDIFFVISGFLITGILLRALNKGEFSLLGFYGRRIKRIFPALIAMMLTVFALGWAVLLPDEFEQLGKHIAAGAAFVLNLSLFIDTNLYFGAIEAPLVHLWSLGVEEQFYFVWPLLLWATWRLGRWQVALLAAISAVSFYLNVSSVHEDPLQAFYLPSSRLWELALGGLLAFATQNKAAHGGHEALPAWVPRAGLFGDNARANLGAVLLLGSFAFLHNKMEFPGWWALAPVFGSVLLISAGPDSFISRRVLSQRWMVFVGLISYPLYLWHWPLLSLAHTMDWRDYTPALRVGLVALSVLLAWLTYRFIERPLRGSPKTFKVAGGLFATMAVCALGGWLTYKTQIPSRPIPADVAKILAAENEDFPYPEEPGILNIGDGAKKVLFIGDSTLAQYHGRVEKVLKENPGNSRGAIFAWRPGCAPHDEITRVAHAKCRQLLADAIALAKTDPIESVVIGFSWYSYLTGNRDSDHVGEVRPLLPVADPALDNVRRMVEGFAASGKKVYIVLNAPLNPGFAPRQMVQRTLFAPGFKVNSPPATKESLLQAYEPFLARLRQIAKDNNASLIDPLSGLCPDGVCRSITKGDEPIYRDTFHLRKFYILESVGYIDPVVLDASHGPVPGGR; encoded by the coding sequence ATGTCCTCAGCTTCCGTAGCCGTCGCCGCCGCGACGGCGAAAACCAAACCCGCCGCGCCGCATCTGGATTACCGGCCCGACGTGGACGGCCTGCGCGCCGTCGCCGTGTTGCCGGTGGTGATCTTCCACGCCTTTCCCGAGTTGATTCCCGGCGGCTTCGTCGGCGTCGACATCTTCTTCGTGATTTCCGGCTTTCTGATCACCGGCATCCTGCTGCGCGCGCTCAACAAGGGCGAATTCAGCCTGCTGGGCTTCTACGGCCGCCGCATCAAGCGCATCTTCCCGGCGCTGATCGCGATGATGCTGACCGTGTTCGCGCTCGGCTGGGCGGTGTTGTTGCCGGACGAATTCGAGCAGTTGGGCAAACACATCGCCGCGGGCGCGGCGTTCGTGCTCAACCTGAGTCTGTTCATCGACACCAATCTGTACTTCGGCGCGATCGAGGCGCCGCTCGTGCATCTATGGTCGCTGGGCGTGGAGGAGCAGTTCTACTTCGTCTGGCCGCTGCTGCTGTGGGCGACCTGGCGCCTGGGCCGCTGGCAGGTCGCGCTGCTCGCGGCGATCAGCGCGGTGTCGTTCTACCTCAACGTGTCGTCCGTGCACGAAGATCCGCTGCAGGCCTTCTACCTGCCGAGCAGCCGTTTGTGGGAACTCGCGCTCGGCGGTCTGCTCGCGTTCGCGACCCAGAACAAGGCCGCGCACGGCGGCCACGAAGCGCTGCCGGCGTGGGTGCCGCGCGCCGGCCTGTTCGGCGACAACGCCCGCGCCAACCTCGGCGCGGTGCTGCTGCTGGGCTCGTTCGCGTTCCTGCACAACAAGATGGAATTCCCGGGCTGGTGGGCGCTGGCGCCGGTGTTCGGCTCGGTGCTGCTGATCTCCGCCGGCCCCGACAGCTTCATCAGCCGGCGCGTGCTCAGCCAGCGCTGGATGGTGTTCGTCGGCCTGATCAGCTATCCGCTGTACCTGTGGCATTGGCCGCTGCTGTCGCTGGCGCACACCATGGACTGGCGCGACTACACCCCGGCGCTGCGCGTGGGGCTGGTGGCGCTGTCGGTCCTGCTGGCGTGGCTGACCTATCGCTTCATCGAGCGTCCGTTGCGCGGTTCGCCGAAAACCTTCAAGGTCGCCGGCGGCTTGTTCGCGACCATGGCCGTGTGCGCGCTCGGCGGCTGGCTGACCTACAAGACCCAGATCCCCTCGCGTCCGATTCCGGCCGACGTGGCCAAGATCCTGGCGGCGGAGAACGAGGATTTCCCGTACCCCGAAGAGCCCGGCATCCTCAACATCGGCGACGGCGCCAAGAAGGTTTTGTTCATCGGCGACAGCACCCTGGCGCAGTATCACGGCCGGGTCGAAAAGGTGCTCAAGGAAAATCCCGGCAACAGCCGCGGCGCGATCTTCGCCTGGCGCCCGGGCTGCGCGCCGCACGACGAAATCACCCGCGTCGCTCACGCCAAGTGCCGGCAGCTGCTGGCCGACGCGATCGCGCTGGCCAAGACCGATCCGATCGAATCGGTGGTGATCGGTTTCTCCTGGTACTCCTACCTCACCGGCAACCGCGACAGCGACCATGTCGGCGAAGTGCGTCCGCTGCTGCCGGTCGCCGATCCGGCGCTGGACAACGTGCGGCGCATGGTCGAAGGCTTCGCCGCGTCCGGCAAGAAGGTCTACATCGTGCTCAACGCGCCGCTGAATCCGGGCTTCGCGCCGCGGCAGATGGTGCAGCGCACGCTGTTCGCGCCGGGCTTCAAGGTCAACAGCCCGCCGGCGACCAAGGAAAGCCTGCTGCAGGCTTACGAACCCTTCCTGGCGCGTCTGCGCCAGATCGCCAAGGACAATAACGCCAGCCTGATCGATCCGCTCAGCGGCCTGTGTCCGGACGGCGTGTGCCGTTCGATCACCAAGGGCGACGAGCCGATCTATCGCGACACGTTCCACTTGCGCAAGTTCTATATTCTTGAGAGCGTCGGCTACATCGATCCGGTCGTTCTCGACGCCAGTCACGGCCCCGTGCCGGGCGGCCGCTAG
- a CDS encoding NAD(P)/FAD-dependent oxidoreductase: MNANLLDLAGGADAANAPDAHAPPQSGRVAIVGGGLAGSLLTLALAQRGYAVDLYERQNDPRNRGGREGRSINLGLSKRGMRALELVGLLQTVLDTAVTMSGRVIHAPDGSTRYQPYGKDAGEVLHSIDRNELGHLLLDHAEKHPQVRLHFGHRLARIDKESRTLEFETDDGPVSVRPQWMVGADGAFSSARRELQRGVRANYHQEYLEWGYKELTLAPDADGKSVIELTALHVWPRSHCLFVSHPNRDGSHTLTLFLPFEGEDSFETVRTPEQITALIGKYFPDLVALLPGLLEQWSRHPIGSLITTRTAPWAFGDWAALVGDACHAVYPFYGQGMNSAFEDCCVLVNALESHPDDRAAALRAYEQARRQHTDVLCELSKENFVELRKKVQSPWFVARKRLDIALNRVWPKRWLPLYTMIAHTTMPYGEAKARARRQDAILNRAAAALAVGVAGAIAWAAWRWLR, translated from the coding sequence ATGAACGCGAACCTCCTCGATCTCGCCGGCGGCGCCGACGCCGCCAACGCGCCCGATGCGCATGCGCCGCCGCAGAGCGGGCGCGTGGCCATCGTCGGCGGCGGTCTGGCCGGTTCGCTGCTGACCTTGGCGCTGGCCCAGCGCGGTTACGCGGTGGATCTGTACGAGCGCCAGAACGACCCGCGCAACCGCGGCGGCCGCGAAGGCCGCTCGATCAACCTCGGCCTGTCCAAGCGCGGAATGCGCGCGCTGGAACTGGTCGGCCTGCTGCAGACCGTGCTGGATACGGCGGTGACGATGAGCGGCCGGGTGATCCACGCGCCCGACGGCAGCACCCGTTACCAGCCCTACGGCAAGGACGCCGGCGAAGTCCTGCATTCGATCGACCGCAACGAACTGGGGCATTTGCTGCTCGATCACGCCGAGAAGCATCCGCAGGTGCGGCTGCACTTCGGCCACCGGCTGGCGCGGATCGACAAGGAATCGCGCACGCTCGAGTTCGAGACCGACGACGGCCCGGTGAGCGTGCGGCCGCAGTGGATGGTCGGCGCCGACGGCGCGTTCTCCAGCGCGCGGCGCGAGCTGCAGCGCGGGGTGCGCGCCAACTACCACCAGGAATACCTGGAGTGGGGCTACAAGGAACTGACCCTGGCGCCGGACGCCGACGGCAAGTCGGTGATCGAGCTGACCGCGCTGCACGTGTGGCCGCGCAGCCATTGCCTGTTCGTCTCGCATCCCAATCGCGACGGCTCGCACACGCTGACCTTGTTCCTGCCGTTCGAGGGCGAGGACAGCTTCGAGACCGTGCGCACGCCCGAGCAGATCACCGCGCTGATCGGCAAGTACTTCCCCGATCTGGTCGCGCTGCTGCCGGGGTTGCTCGAACAGTGGAGCCGCCATCCGATCGGCTCGCTGATCACCACGCGCACCGCGCCGTGGGCGTTCGGCGACTGGGCCGCGCTGGTCGGCGACGCCTGCCACGCGGTGTATCCGTTCTACGGCCAGGGCATGAACTCGGCGTTCGAGGACTGCTGCGTGCTGGTGAACGCGCTGGAAAGCCACCCGGACGACCGCGCCGCGGCGCTGCGCGCTTACGAGCAGGCGCGGCGCCAGCACACCGACGTGCTGTGCGAGCTGTCCAAGGAGAACTTCGTCGAGCTGCGCAAGAAAGTGCAGTCGCCGTGGTTCGTCGCGCGCAAGCGCCTGGACATCGCGCTCAACCGCGTGTGGCCGAAGCGTTGGCTGCCGCTGTACACGATGATCGCCCACACCACCATGCCCTACGGCGAGGCCAAGGCGCGGGCGCGGCGGCAGGACGCGATCCTCAACCGGGCGGCGGCCGCGTTGGCCGTGGGCGTCGCCGGCGCGATCGCGTGGGCGGCGTGGCGGTGGCTGCGATGA
- a CDS encoding efflux RND transporter periplasmic adaptor subunit, with translation MLILPACGESRSQEDGAEPPPQVGVVELKSGPLELTQDVPGRTRATQVADIRPQVGGIVHKRLFVEGQAVRAGQPLYELDAATYRASYNSAQAALRKAEATANAARATARRSRELVKIHAISAQDNENAALAEDQANAEVGVARAALESARVNLAYASIVSPIAGRIGKSDVTEGSLVTANQDAPLALVQKLDPIYVDVNQPSANWLALKQAIDSGRLRSSGAGASVSIQLENGARYPHPGRLQFSDVTVDPGTGNFLLRAVVPNPDLTLLPGMYVRAAIQEGTLADALLAPQQAIALDADGKASAWVVGRDNKVERRAVRVSRTVGDRWLVEEGLKSGERVIVEGVQKVEPDMKVQAVLVQQAPARKPDAPAGAGR, from the coding sequence GTGTTGATCCTGCCTGCCTGCGGCGAAAGCCGCTCGCAGGAGGACGGCGCGGAGCCGCCGCCGCAAGTGGGCGTGGTCGAACTCAAGAGCGGCCCGCTGGAATTGACTCAGGACGTGCCGGGCCGCACCCGCGCCACGCAAGTCGCCGATATCCGCCCGCAGGTCGGCGGCATCGTGCACAAGCGTTTGTTCGTCGAAGGCCAGGCGGTGCGCGCCGGGCAGCCGTTGTACGAGCTCGACGCGGCGACTTACCGCGCCAGTTACAACAGCGCGCAAGCCGCGCTGCGCAAGGCCGAGGCGACCGCGAACGCGGCCCGCGCCACCGCGCGGCGTTCGCGCGAGCTGGTCAAGATCCACGCGATCAGCGCGCAGGACAACGAGAACGCGGCGTTGGCCGAGGATCAGGCCAACGCCGAAGTCGGCGTGGCGCGCGCGGCGTTGGAAAGCGCGCGGGTCAATCTGGCGTACGCGAGCATCGTCTCGCCCATCGCCGGGCGGATCGGCAAGTCGGACGTGACCGAGGGCTCGCTGGTCACCGCCAATCAGGACGCGCCGCTGGCCCTGGTGCAGAAGCTCGATCCGATCTACGTGGACGTGAACCAGCCCAGCGCGAACTGGCTCGCGCTCAAGCAGGCGATCGATTCCGGCCGCCTGCGTTCCAGCGGCGCGGGCGCATCGGTGAGCATCCAGCTGGAGAACGGCGCGCGTTATCCGCACCCAGGCCGGCTGCAGTTCTCGGACGTGACCGTCGATCCGGGCACCGGCAATTTCCTGCTGCGCGCGGTGGTGCCCAATCCCGATCTGACCTTGCTGCCGGGCATGTACGTGCGCGCCGCGATCCAGGAAGGCACGCTCGCCGACGCCTTGCTGGCGCCACAGCAGGCCATCGCGCTCGACGCCGACGGCAAGGCCAGCGCCTGGGTGGTCGGCCGCGACAACAAGGTCGAACGGCGCGCGGTGCGGGTCTCGCGCACCGTCGGCGACCGTTGGCTGGTCGAGGAAGGATTGAAATCGGGCGAGCGGGTGATCGTGGAAGGCGTGCAGAAAGTCGAGCCGGACATGAAGGTGCAGGCGGTGCTGGTGCAGCAGGCGCCGGCGCGCAAGCCCGACGCGCCCGCCGGCGCCGGCCGCTGA